From Juglans regia cultivar Chandler chromosome 6, Walnut 2.0, whole genome shotgun sequence, the proteins below share one genomic window:
- the LOC108994873 gene encoding uncharacterized protein LOC108994873 — protein MGNVTSCAPSIISSSGAVKVIFSDGRFEVYTKPVKAADIMLENPGQFVCESSTLKVGHRIQGLLADEELELRRQFYFLLPMELLYSVLTLEEMSSLSYRSSKALKHGSFNNLGKIFPVLGEFCMFPSEAKTLNGDQDTDHHDLQQEPVLQRYSKQRSWKSALETIAETPCRQS, from the coding sequence ATGGGGAATGTGACATCTTGTGCTCCTTCCATAATCTCATCAAGTGGAGCAGTGAAGGTCATATTCAGCGATGGAAGATTTGAAGTCTACACAAAACCAGTAAAAGCAGCAGATATCATGCTTGAGAACCCTGGACAATTTGTCTGCGAATCCAGCACCCTCAAAGTTGGCCACAGGATTCAAGGCCTTCTAGCAGATGAAGAGCTTGAGCTGCGGCGCCAGTTCTACTTCCTCCTTCCCATGGAGCTCCTCTACTCGGTCCTTACACTCGAGGAAATGAGCTCTCTCTCTTACAGATCTTCCAAGGCTTTAAAGCATGGAAGCTTCAACAACTTGGGCAAGATCTTCCCTGTGCTTGGGGAATTTTGCATGTTTCCTTCTGAAGCCAAGACATTAAATGGTGATCAAGACACAGATCATCATGATCTTCAGCAAGAACCAGTCCTGCAGAGGTACTCAAAGCAGAGATCATGGAAGTCTGCGTTGGAGACTATTGCTGAAACACCATGTAGACAATCATGA
- the LOC108994874 gene encoding amino acid permease 3-like yields the protein MAMGTQAPSHDKNSRDSGESIKMHQIQNTDTNHQLSDEDLLSRGCGDSESIDDDGRRPKRAGTVWTASVFVTMASVASPLFLSLPGNVAQLGWVAGPAVIIFFSLVTYCTSALLCACYRSPVTAKRNHTYTDAIQSNLDGAKVKICWVIQYLNLLGAASEYTVFASLMMSPVARDINWLSNSCRNAAGACYVNHMPYFMAFAVAQIILFQIPSKFSRLRSFSILCLMMFLLYSGIGVGLAIAKVAGVHGIYHYTDLPLTDSNNTMTRAQNILKIVQAIGDIAHAYDFSAVLIEIEDTVKSPPSEAETMKKATGLSLILTTFVSMLHGCFHFAAFGNKSRPVFLLHGFYKPYWLLDMIASAAFVIQFSGGYQIYLLPILAMVEETLAKRFPDNEFIAKDIKIPTGCRHFGPYKLNLFRLVWRTLFVITTTVLSMFLAIYLDLLKLFQILAFWPITVYFPVEIYMVQKEIPKWSKRWICLQILSVGCLIVTIATAAASSVDLFN from the exons ATGGCCATGGGAACTCAAGCTCCCAGTCATGATAAGAACTCACGCGATAGCGGTGAa TCCATAAAGATGCATCAGATTCAGAACACTGACACAAATCACCAGCTTTCCGACGAAGATCTGCTCTCACGAGGCTGCGGCGACTCTGAGTCCATCGACGACGATGGCCGCCGCCCAAAGCGAGCAG GGACGGTTTGGACTGCAAGTGTTTTCGTAACAATGGCTAGTGTGGCTAGCCCTTTGTTTCTGTCCTTGCCAGGGAACGTTGCACAACTTGGATGGGTTGCTGGTCCGGCCGTGATCATTTTTTTCTCCCTCGTGACTTACTGCACCTCCGCTTTGCTCTGCGCTTGCTATCGTTCACCCGTCACTGCCAAGAGAAACCATACTTACACGGATGCCATTCAATCCAACTtgg ATGGGGCAAAGGTCAAAATATGCTGGGTGATTCAGTACCTGAACCTTCTTGGAGCAGCCAGCGAGTACACTGTATTTGCTTCGCTAATGATGAGTCCCGTAGCTAG GGATATCAACTGGCTCTCTAATTCATGTCGCAACGCAGCTGGTGCATGTTATGTTAATCACATGCCATACTTCATGGCTTTCGCCGTTGCTCAAATAATTCTCTTTCAAATTCCCAGCAAGTTTTCCCGGCTGCGCAGTTTCTCCATTCTGTGTCTTATGATGTTCCTACTTTATTCAGGAATTGGTGTTGGACTTGCTATCGCTAAAGTTgcag GTGTGCATGGGATTTATCATTATACTGACCTTCCATTAACGGACAGTAATAATACTATGACTCGAGcccaaaatatattgaagaTCGTCCAAGCAATCGGGGATATAGCTCATGCATACGATTTCTCAGCCGTCCTTATTGAGATCgag GATACAGTTAAATCCCCACCATCAGAAGCCGAGACAATGAAAAAGGCCACAGGACTTAGCCTTATACTCACAACCTTTGTCTCCATGCTTCATGGCTGCTTCCATTTTGCTGCTTTTGGAAATAAATCTCGGCCTGTATTCCTCCTCCATGGCTTCTATAAACCATATTGGCTGCTTGACATGATAGCAAGTGCTGCCTTTGTAATCCAATTTTCTGGAGGATACCAGATCTATTTGCTACCCATTTTGGCCATGGTTGAGGAAACCCTAGCAAAGAGATTCCCGGATAATGAATTCATCGCCAAAGACATTAAAATCCCGACCGGCTGCAGGCATTTTGGTCCCTACAAACTCAACCTCTTTCGACTGGTTTGGAGGACACTTTTCGTGATCACAACCACTGTGTTATCAATGTTTCTAGCAATCTACCTGGACCTGCTTAAACTCTTTCAGATTTTGGCCTTTTGGCCTATCACAGTTTACTTCCCAGTGGAGATATATATGGTGCAAAAGGAGATACCAAAGTGGAGCAAAAGATGGATTTGCCTTCAAATCCTAAGTGTCGGGTGCCTCATTGTTACCATAGCCACAGCTGCTGCCTCTAGTGTTGATCTTTTTAATTAG